The proteins below come from a single uncultured Carboxylicivirga sp. genomic window:
- a CDS encoding TonB-dependent receptor encodes MNFKYILLVLIACAISVGSFSQEKKKTREEVLNMTMEEMSSLPLEELMDLMDIVGVSSLEELYDLLLNKDVTSASKKEESLFDSPLSTTVLSKEEILSSGATSVEEALRLVPGVVVREKANGVYDVQIRGGQNMPMNNMLIYTENTTTLVMIDGRPVFNYGMGGILWETLPVSLGELDRIEVVRGPSSALYGPNAVNGVINLITSRVNDETPVVSANFQGGSQKTYIGDFNLRKRFSDIISGGLSYYYENRDRNTDKIYAIADDAFLDLETYGERNASEGWSNDIVSELFFDSERSKRKMGINGYLDMNFNSDVSVNLTGGYSDAEAISSTFGDNPTPYNQRCSYGYFVNMASSIYGFNLQASTNHVLQDFNKGHKGWVQATEQYNASLDYLLSFNKLGIRPGISYQSVYYDDRDHIDNIGDGYFNDRVALRNYAASARFDYTPTEKLRLVAALRYEKYNVPDQWKPSYQFIGSYKINDNNLFRLVYSRANQSTFMINAFSNYTWDRDGLGSPEYVHFAGSDDPSLMTMDMIEIGFRTRPSKRVLIDIEAFYNSASDFSALMPDSMRSVTFMGDNTLDYANGEYTKTTLYTSHRSLDIESKQMGVSLSADMVVSEKLQLKAHMTFQQTKVTDLMDLSRNQVAYMQVSQYQGQMTDDITAFLTYMATGGLAGSPIPPQNAYSSDLQQDKSEFIDMDNEAIPSFWGSLGVTYKPVKKLDISAQGYYYSNSSMYTQYDNDSSRPANPEYTGEIDGKFILNAKVNYKLTDQINVFVNGRNILNNDKQEFMFMDDIGGIYLAGFNISL; translated from the coding sequence ATGAATTTCAAATATATATTATTGGTATTAATAGCTTGTGCTATTAGTGTTGGATCCTTTTCGCAAGAAAAGAAAAAAACCAGAGAAGAAGTGTTAAATATGACGATGGAAGAAATGTCGTCTTTACCTTTGGAAGAATTAATGGATCTAATGGATATTGTAGGAGTTTCGTCGTTAGAAGAATTGTACGATTTATTACTTAATAAAGATGTTACATCCGCTTCTAAAAAAGAAGAAAGCCTTTTTGATTCCCCACTATCTACTACTGTTTTAAGTAAGGAGGAAATATTATCATCAGGAGCTACATCGGTTGAAGAAGCATTACGTCTGGTTCCGGGTGTTGTTGTAAGAGAGAAAGCAAATGGAGTGTACGATGTTCAAATTAGAGGTGGACAGAATATGCCAATGAATAATATGCTTATCTATACCGAGAATACTACTACACTGGTAATGATAGATGGACGACCTGTTTTTAATTATGGAATGGGTGGTATACTGTGGGAAACACTTCCTGTTAGTCTTGGAGAATTAGATCGTATAGAGGTTGTACGCGGACCTTCAAGTGCGCTGTATGGTCCTAATGCAGTAAATGGCGTGATAAACTTAATAACTTCCAGAGTTAATGATGAAACGCCGGTTGTTTCAGCTAATTTTCAAGGTGGATCACAAAAAACTTATATTGGTGATTTTAATTTACGAAAACGATTTAGCGATATAATATCCGGAGGGTTATCATATTACTACGAGAATCGAGATAGAAATACGGATAAAATTTATGCCATTGCTGATGATGCATTTTTAGATTTAGAAACTTACGGTGAAAGAAATGCAAGTGAAGGCTGGAGTAATGATATTGTATCTGAACTGTTTTTTGATTCTGAAAGAAGTAAACGTAAGATGGGAATTAATGGATATCTGGATATGAATTTTAATAGTGATGTATCAGTAAATCTAACAGGAGGATACTCAGATGCTGAGGCTATTAGTTCAACTTTCGGAGATAATCCAACGCCATATAATCAACGTTGCTCTTATGGGTACTTTGTGAATATGGCTAGTAGCATATATGGTTTTAATTTACAGGCATCCACTAATCATGTATTGCAGGATTTTAATAAGGGACATAAAGGTTGGGTACAAGCGACCGAACAATATAATGCCTCATTAGATTATCTTCTTTCTTTCAATAAATTGGGTATTCGTCCAGGTATTAGTTATCAGTCTGTTTATTACGATGATCGTGATCATATCGATAATATTGGAGATGGGTATTTTAACGATCGCGTAGCATTACGTAATTATGCTGCTAGTGCTAGATTTGATTATACTCCTACTGAAAAGTTAAGACTTGTTGCAGCTTTGCGATACGAAAAATATAATGTACCTGATCAATGGAAACCATCTTATCAATTTATTGGGTCATATAAGATAAATGATAATAACTTATTCCGATTGGTTTATTCAAGAGCCAACCAGAGTACCTTTATGATTAATGCTTTTAGTAACTATACATGGGATAGAGATGGATTAGGTAGTCCTGAGTATGTTCATTTTGCTGGAAGTGATGATCCTAGTTTGATGACAATGGATATGATTGAGATTGGGTTTAGAACGCGCCCATCCAAACGAGTACTTATCGATATTGAAGCTTTTTATAATAGTGCATCCGATTTTAGTGCTTTAATGCCTGATAGTATGCGTTCTGTTACTTTTATGGGAGATAATACTCTTGATTACGCAAACGGAGAATATACAAAAACAACTTTGTATACGTCGCATCGAAGTCTTGATATCGAAAGTAAACAAATGGGAGTTAGTTTAAGTGCTGATATGGTTGTATCAGAGAAGCTTCAGTTGAAAGCACATATGACTTTCCAGCAAACAAAGGTTACCGATCTGATGGATTTAAGTCGAAATCAAGTGGCATATATGCAGGTGTCGCAATATCAGGGACAAATGACAGATGATATTACTGCTTTCTTAACCTACATGGCAACAGGTGGTTTGGCGGGTTCACCTATCCCTCCGCAAAATGCTTATAGTTCCGATCTACAGCAAGACAAATCAGAATTCATTGATATGGATAACGAGGCAATACCTTCATTTTGGGGAAGTTTAGGAGTGACATATAAACCAGTTAAAAAACTAGATATAAGTGCACAAGGTTATTATTATAGTAATAGTAGTATGTATACTCAATATGATAATGATTCATCCAGACCTGCCAATCCTGAATATACTGGAGAAATTGATGGTAAATTTATCCTAAATGCAAAAGTGAACTATAAACTAACCGATCAGATAAACGTGTTTGTTAATGGTAGAAATATCCTGAATAATGATAAGCAGGAATTTATGTTTATGGATGATATTGGAGGTATTTATCTCGCAGGATTTAATATTAGTTTATAA
- a CDS encoding YfiR family protein — protein MKQKTIFLLLVLSLITTEESFGQMAKFKALFLYNFTQNVEWPAETNLSSEFIITVVGDREMASELEKLAKVKKVGNKTIVIKQTNQVKSLDNSHVIFLSQAKSGLMPMLSTGQQGKHSLIISSKEGLCSNGAAISFTTVEGKLRYEISASNIEKQGLKVNTKLISLGIPVN, from the coding sequence ATGAAGCAGAAAACTATCTTTCTGTTGTTAGTACTTTCTTTAATAACAACAGAAGAATCATTTGGCCAAATGGCTAAATTTAAAGCACTTTTTCTTTATAATTTTACTCAAAATGTTGAATGGCCAGCCGAAACCAATCTCTCGTCTGAATTTATAATCACCGTTGTAGGGGATAGAGAAATGGCTTCAGAACTAGAAAAACTGGCAAAAGTTAAAAAGGTAGGTAACAAAACAATTGTAATCAAACAAACCAATCAGGTTAAAAGTCTGGACAATTCACATGTTATTTTTCTAAGTCAGGCTAAATCAGGTCTTATGCCCATGTTATCTACAGGGCAACAGGGTAAACATTCGTTGATAATAAGTAGTAAGGAAGGCCTTTGTAGTAATGGAGCAGCTATTTCATTTACCACAGTTGAGGGGAAACTGCGGTATGAAATCAGTGCATCAAATATTGAGAAGCAAGGCTTGAAAGTGAATACTAAGCTTATTTCACTTGGTATACCTGTTAACTAA